In Rheinheimera sp. MM224, one DNA window encodes the following:
- the rplP gene encoding 50S ribosomal protein L16, translating to MLQPKRTKFRKVHKGRNRGLALVGDKVSFGTYALKAVERGQMTSRQIESARRAMTRAVKRVGKIWIRVFPDKPMTEKPLEVRMGSGKGSVEYWVCQIKPGKVLYEMDGVSEELARHAFALASAKLPFKTTFVTRTVL from the coding sequence ATGTTGCAACCAAAACGTACTAAATTTCGTAAAGTGCACAAAGGACGTAACCGTGGCTTAGCGCTGGTAGGCGATAAAGTCAGCTTCGGTACTTATGCACTTAAAGCAGTTGAACGTGGTCAAATGACTTCACGTCAAATCGAATCTGCACGTCGTGCCATGACTCGTGCCGTTAAACGTGTTGGTAAAATCTGGATCCGCGTGTTCCCGGACAAACCAATGACGGAAAAACCACTCGAAGTTCGTATGGGTAGTGGTAAAGGTAGCGTGGAATATTGGGTTTGCCAGATTAAACCTGGCAAAGTCCTGTATGAAATGGACGGTGTGTCGGAAGAACTGGCTCGTCATGCGTTTGCATTGGCTTCAGCCAAACTTCCATTTAAGACAACCTTTGTAACGCGGACGGTATTGTAA
- the rpsC gene encoding 30S ribosomal protein S3 has translation MGQKVHPTGIRLGITKPWSSTWYANTKDFPDFLVGDFKVRQYLTKELKAASVSRIDIERPAKSIRVTIHTARPGVIIGKKGEDVEKLRKAVATIAGVPAQINISEIRKPELDAKLVADSISSQLERRVMFRRAMKRAVQNAMRLGAKGIKVQVSGRLGGAEIARDEWYREGRVPLHTLRADIDYSTSEALTTYGIIGVKVWIFKGEILGAMPLNNNANANNDKQPKAPKKPAPRKAK, from the coding sequence ATGGGACAGAAAGTACATCCTACTGGTATTCGCCTAGGTATCACTAAGCCTTGGAGCTCAACCTGGTACGCGAATACAAAAGACTTCCCGGACTTCCTGGTTGGTGACTTTAAAGTTCGTCAGTATCTGACAAAAGAACTGAAAGCCGCTTCAGTAAGCCGGATCGATATTGAACGTCCTGCGAAAAGCATCCGTGTGACTATTCACACTGCTCGTCCAGGCGTGATCATCGGTAAAAAAGGTGAAGACGTTGAGAAACTGCGCAAAGCCGTAGCGACTATCGCTGGTGTGCCTGCTCAGATCAATATTTCTGAAATCCGTAAGCCGGAATTAGATGCCAAATTAGTTGCTGACTCAATCAGCAGCCAGCTGGAACGCCGTGTAATGTTCCGTCGCGCTATGAAGCGTGCGGTACAGAACGCTATGCGTTTAGGCGCTAAAGGTATCAAAGTTCAGGTCAGCGGCCGTTTAGGCGGTGCTGAGATTGCTCGTGATGAATGGTATCGTGAAGGCCGTGTGCCACTGCACACTCTGCGTGCTGATATCGATTACTCAACATCAGAAGCTTTAACTACTTACGGTATCATTGGTGTGAAAGTTTGGATTTTCAAAGGCGAGATCTTAGGAGCTATGCCATTGAACAACAACGCGAACGCCAACAACGACAAACAGCCTAAGGCGCCGAAAAAACCGGCTCCTCGCAAGGCTAAGTAG
- the rplN gene encoding 50S ribosomal protein L14 has product MIQMQSMLEVADNSGARSVMCIKVLGGSHRRYAAIGDVIKITVKEAIPRGKVKKGDVLNAVVVRTRKGVRRQDGSVIRFDRNAAVLLNNKLEPIGTRIFGPVTRELRGDKFMKIVSLAPEVL; this is encoded by the coding sequence ATGATCCAGATGCAATCTATGCTGGAAGTCGCAGACAACAGCGGCGCGCGCAGCGTAATGTGTATTAAGGTCTTAGGTGGTTCGCATCGCCGTTATGCAGCAATTGGTGACGTTATCAAGATCACCGTTAAGGAAGCAATTCCTCGCGGTAAGGTCAAAAAAGGTGACGTTCTGAATGCTGTGGTGGTGCGTACACGCAAAGGCGTACGCCGTCAGGACGGGTCAGTAATCCGTTTTGATCGCAATGCAGCAGTGTTGTTAAACAACAAGCTGGAACCGATCGGTACACGTATTTTTGGACCGGTAACGCGCGAACTTCGTGGCGATAAGTTCATGAAGATCGTTTCCCTGGCCCCAGAAGTACTGTAA
- the rpsQ gene encoding 30S ribosomal protein S17 produces MSEINTRTLQGKVISNKMDKSITVAIERHVKHPIYGKFITRTTKLHVHDEANQCKEGDIVTIRECRPLSKTKSWTLVSVVESAS; encoded by the coding sequence ATGAGCGAAATAAACACCCGTACCCTGCAAGGTAAAGTGATCAGCAACAAAATGGACAAGTCTATTACTGTTGCTATCGAACGTCACGTGAAGCACCCAATCTATGGGAAATTCATCACACGTACTACCAAACTGCACGTACATGACGAAGCAAACCAGTGTAAAGAAGGTGACATAGTGACTATTCGCGAATGTCGTCCTCTGTCCAAGACTAAGTCATGGACTCTGGTTTCCGTTGTCGAATCTGCATCTTAA
- the rpmC gene encoding 50S ribosomal protein L29, producing MKASELKVKSVEELNAELLGLLREQFNLRMQAATGQLAQTHLLKQVRRDIARVKTILTEKAGA from the coding sequence ATGAAAGCAAGCGAACTGAAAGTAAAAAGCGTTGAAGAGTTAAACGCTGAATTACTGGGCTTATTACGTGAGCAGTTCAATCTGCGCATGCAAGCAGCTACAGGTCAGCTGGCTCAGACTCATTTGTTAAAGCAAGTGCGTCGCGATATCGCGCGTGTTAAGACTATCTTAACCGAGAAGGCAGGTGCCTAA
- the rplV gene encoding 50S ribosomal protein L22, producing MEALAKHKFARSSAQKARLVADQIRGLSVDKALNVLTYSPKKAAELVKKVLLSAIANAEHNEGADIDTLKVKTVFVDEGPSMKRIKPRAKGRADRIVKRTSHITVVVADN from the coding sequence AGCATTAGCTAAACACAAATTTGCCCGTTCTTCTGCACAGAAAGCCCGTTTGGTCGCTGACCAAATCCGCGGTCTGTCAGTTGATAAGGCGTTGAATGTTTTAACTTACAGCCCTAAAAAAGCGGCTGAGTTAGTTAAAAAGGTTCTTTTATCAGCCATTGCGAACGCAGAACACAACGAAGGTGCCGATATCGACACTTTAAAAGTGAAAACTGTGTTTGTTGACGAAGGTCCGTCAATGAAGCGGATTAAGCCACGTGCTAAAGGCCGTGCTGACCGTATCGTCAAGCGTACCAGCCACATTACTGTGGTTGTAGCTGATAACTAG